Genomic window (Desulfobacterales bacterium):
GCCGCGCCACAAGCTATAAAATATCAAGGTGAAGAAACCCATTTAAAAATTGGTAATGGCACTGTAATAAGAGAATTCGTTACAATAAATCGAGGAACTACTTTTGGAGGAGGCCTTACGCAAGTTGGAGATGAAAATTTTCTTATGGCTTATTCTCATATCGCCCATGACTGTAAAACAGGCAATAGAGTAGTACTCGCTAACTGCGCTACACTCGCTGGCCATATTACTCTTGGAAACTGTGTAACAATAGGAGGCCTTGTCGCTATTCATCAATTCGTAAAAATAGGAAATTTTGCTTTTATCGGAGGTAAATCCGCGATAGTAAAAGATGTTCCGCCTTATGTTATAGCCGCTGGAGACCGGGCAACCCTTCATGGCTTAAACCTTGTTGGACTCAGAAGAAACGGTTTTACTGACGAAAAAATATCTTTATTAAAAAAAGCTTATAGAATAATTTTTAGAATCGGACTTACTTTACACGAAGCTATAGAACGAATAAAAGCTGAGCTAGAACAAATTCCAGAAATAATATCCTTTATTGAATTTATTAAATCATCTGAACGTGGAATTACAAGGCAATAAAAATGAATACAAAAATTGGACTTATTGCAGGGAACGGCCAATTTCCAATAATATTTTCAAAAACCGCCAACATAAAGGGCTTTGATATATATGCACTATGCTTTATCAATGAGACTGACCCTGATATTGAAAATCATGTTAAACAATTTGAATGGGCGAATGTAGGCCATATAAAAAAATTAATAAAATTCTTCAAAGATAACAACATATCAAATGCTGTAATGGCTGGCGGTATAAAAAAAACAAGAATGTTTACCGATATAAAACCTGATACAAAGGCTCTTAAACTAATTACACGAATAAAAAGTACCCATGATGACGGGCTTTTAAGAGCCTTTGCTGATCTACTTGAAAGTGAAGGAATTAAAATTCAACCTTCAACTTTTCTTCTTCCAGAAATTTTAGCTGAAAAAGGCTCTTGGACAAAAAAAAAACCCAGTAAATCAGAAAAATCAGACATTGAAATTGGATGGCACATAGCTAAAGAGATAGGGAGACTTGATATAGGTCAATGTTTAATTATTGAAAAAGGAAGCGTTTTAGCTGTTGAAGCTGTTGATGGAACTGATGCAACCATTAGAAGAGGTGGATTACTTGGATCAGGAAATGCCGTTGTTATTAAAGTTTGTAAACCTATCCAAGATTTAAGATTTGATATGCCAGCCGTAGGTCTTGAAACCATTAAAACAATGCACGAAGCTCAAGCGTCAATACTTGCTATAGAATCAGGAAAAGCAATCGTTTTTAATAAAAAAGAAATGATCGATTTGGCAAATAATCTTAATATTGGAATAATCGCCGTTTAAAAATAAAATATTTTACTATTAGATGACATGCAATTCAGCTTATTAAGGCTAAAATTAAAAGCCAATTCAATTTTTATTAGTTAAAATTAGAAATGGTATGTCATTTTTAATATCATAAAATTAAAAAGGAATTTTTTATATGGAAAAACTTAGAGTAGGAGTTATAGGAGTAGGATACTTAGGAAAATTTCATGCAGAAAAATATTCAAACACAGAAGGAGTTGAACTTGTTGGTGTAGTTGATACAAATACAAAAGCAGCAAGTGAAATAGCCGAAAAATTAGGAACAAAACCTTTTTCAGATTATAAAGAATTTTTCGGAAAAGTTGATGCTGTGAGTATTGTTACGCCAACCCCTCTTCATTTTCAAATAAGTATGGATTTTTTAAAAAATGGAATAGATGTTTTAATTGAAAAACCAATTACTACAAACGTTAACGAAGCTGACGAACTTATAAACTATGCTGCATCAAAAGGCTTAATAATACAGGTAGGACACCTTGAAAGATTTAATCCTGCTGTTGTTGCAATTGCCGATACTGTAAAAAAACCAATGTTTATTGAATCTCATCGTTTAAGCATGTATAAAGAACGATGTACTGATGTAAGTGTAGTTCTTGACCTTATGATCCATGATATAGATATAATTTTAAATTTTGTTAAATCTCCTATAAAATCTATTAATGCGGCAGGAGTTCCAGTTATTTCAAGTTATGCTGATATTGCTAATGCAAGACTCGAATTCCAAAATGGATGTATTGCTAATGTAACTGCGAGCAGAATTTCAATGAAAAACGAAAGAAAAATAAGACTTTTTCAAAAAGATGCTTATATTTCTTTAAACTTCGCCACAAGGGAAATAACTGTTATTTCTCAAAGTGATGACCCTTCAAATCAAACGCCAGGTCTTATTCCTGGTATGCAGGCTAAACAAATTACATTCACACAAAAAGATGCTCTTGACGATGAAATAAAAGCATTTGTTCATTCAGTTAAAACAAGAGAAGAACCCCTTGTTTCAGGTAAAGTTGGACGAAACGCCCTTGAAATAGCGTTAAGCATATCAGAACAAATAAAAATAACATCAACACATTTTCAAGGATAGTTATATTATCATGCAAAATGAAGATTCTGTAAAAATAGTTATGATAATTGCTGGTGAAGCATCTGGAGATTTACACGGATCAAATCTTGTAAAAGCCTTAAAACAAAAGCATAAGCATATTTTTTTCTGCGGAATTGGAGGAGATAAATTAAGGGAAGAAGGTGTTAGAACTATTATTGACTCATCGACTCTTGCTGTTGTTGGAATTACAGAAGTGTTTGCAAAATTGCCTTCGATACTTAAAGGATTTAAAGCTGCAAAACTACTGCTTTCCGAACTTAAACCTGATTTGCTTATTATTATAGATTTTCCAGACTTCAACATGAAAGTAGCGAATATTGCAAAAAAAATGAAGATCCCTGTCCTTTATTACATCACACCGCAAATATGGGCATGGAGACAGGGCAGAATAAAAAAAATAAAAAAAATTATAAATCATGCTGCAGTAATTTTGCCTTTTGAAGAAGCATTTTTTAAAAAACACAATGTAAAAGTAACATTTGTAGGGCATCCTCTCCTTGATATTAAAGACCTTCCCTATGGCAGATCAGTTAAAACATTTGAAAATGATTTTCCCAAAATAGGCTTACTTCCTGGTTCAAGGGAAGGGGAAATAAAAAGACATCTTCCGGTTATGCTTTCTGCTGCTCAAATACTGAAACAAAAAATGCCCAATGTAAAATTTCTTATTTCGATAGCACAATCCTCGAATCCAAAGCTTGTCCACGAAATAATAAACGAAAATTTGGAATCAACTTTAGATTTTGAAGTTATCCATGATGTTGCCGATAAAATTTTTGAACAAGCTGATATGGTAGTTGCAGCATCTGGAACTGTAACACTTGAAGCGGCCATTTCTGGGGTACCTATGATAATTATATATAAAATATCAAAAATTAGTTATACCCTCGGTAAGGCTTTAATTAAAGTCAAAAACATTGGACTCGTTAATCTTATAGCCGGAAGAGAAATTGTTCCCGAACTTGTCCAGGACAAAGCTAATCCCAAAAATATTGCAAATACAATTTGTAATATGCTTAGATCCGCAAATAACCTCAATACAATTAAAAAAAATCTGATAAGCATAAGGGATCTTCTTGGTGGAAAAGGTGCTTCAAATCGAGTAGCCGATATTGTAATGGAGTTTTTAAAATGAGCAAAAAAAAATCTTTTTTACGGCAAAGGCATAAAACAATCCTTGAAATGATTAAGGAGCAATGGGTTAAATTATTTCTTGCAATGGGCTGTATGATTGTTGTTGCCTCGTCTACCGCTGTTACTGCTTTTTTAGTCAAGCCTATTTTAGACGAAATATTTTTCAATAGAGACGTAGCTAAACTTACAATTCTTCCTATTTTTGTTATTGTAGTTTATTTTTTAAGAGGATTTGGAATTTATGGACAAGAATATTTAATGAATTATGTTGGTGAAAACATAATTTGTAGACTTAGAGCCATCCTATACAATAAAATCATGGATTTACCGCTTTCTTTTTTTCATAAGGAAAAAACAGGCGGATTAATGTCAAGGATAACTAACGACGTTAATATAGTAAAAACTATGGTATCAACCGCTGTAACAAGCTCCTTAAGGGATGTATTTACAGTTTTAGGCCTTATATTTGTAATATTCTATAGGGATTTTAAACTCGCATTTTTTGCTTTAATTATTATGCCGATCGCATTTTATCCTGTAGTTAAATTCGGAAGAAGAGTAAGAAAAGTAAGTAAAGGCTGCCAAGAATCTATGGCTGATTTAAGCTCATTTCTACATGAAACTTTTTCAGGAAATAAAATCGTAAAAGCATTTGCAATGGAAGAATTTGAAAAAAACCGATTTTTTGAAAAAAATAATAAAATGTTCAAACTCGAAATAAAATCAGTTGTGGCAAAATCATTAACAACACCAGTAATGGAATTTTTAGGGGGGCTTGGAGTTGCGTTTATAATTTGGTATGGCGGTTATGGCGTTATTAAAGGCAGTTCTACTCCAGGAACATTTTTTTCATTTCTTGCCGCAGTAATAATGCTTTACGACCCACTAAAAAAATTAAGCAAACTTAATAATTCGATACAACAAGGACTTGCTGCCTCAGACAGAGTATTTGATATAATAGAAACTGAATCCGATATAAAAGAATCATTCAATCCCAAAATATTAGAAAAAAAGCCTCTTAACGTTAAATTTGAAAATGTATGTTTCAAATATGAAGATGAAATGGTTTTAAAAAATATCAACCTTGATATAAAAACTGGTGAAGTCCTCGCTATCGTAGGAATGAGCGGGGGCGGAAAAACATCTTTAGTTAATTTAATACCTCGATTTTTTGATAGTTCATCAGGAAAAATTTATATTGATGGTATTGATATAAAAGAAATTTCTATACT
Coding sequences:
- the lpxA gene encoding acyl-ACP--UDP-N-acetylglucosamine O-acyltransferase; its protein translation is MIHPTAIIDPKAELDSNVDIGEYSIIKGNVQIGKNTKISSHVVVDSYTTIGENCQIYQFASIGAAPQAIKYQGEETHLKIGNGTVIREFVTINRGTTFGGGLTQVGDENFLMAYSHIAHDCKTGNRVVLANCATLAGHITLGNCVTIGGLVAIHQFVKIGNFAFIGGKSAIVKDVPPYVIAAGDRATLHGLNLVGLRRNGFTDEKISLLKKAYRIIFRIGLTLHEAIERIKAELEQIPEIISFIEFIKSSERGITRQ
- the lpxI gene encoding UDP-2,3-diacylglucosamine diphosphatase LpxI (LpxI, functionally equivalent to LpxH, replaces it in LPS biosynthesis in a minority of bacteria.), which gives rise to MNTKIGLIAGNGQFPIIFSKTANIKGFDIYALCFINETDPDIENHVKQFEWANVGHIKKLIKFFKDNNISNAVMAGGIKKTRMFTDIKPDTKALKLITRIKSTHDDGLLRAFADLLESEGIKIQPSTFLLPEILAEKGSWTKKKPSKSEKSDIEIGWHIAKEIGRLDIGQCLIIEKGSVLAVEAVDGTDATIRRGGLLGSGNAVVIKVCKPIQDLRFDMPAVGLETIKTMHEAQASILAIESGKAIVFNKKEMIDLANNLNIGIIAV
- a CDS encoding Gfo/Idh/MocA family oxidoreductase; this encodes MEKLRVGVIGVGYLGKFHAEKYSNTEGVELVGVVDTNTKAASEIAEKLGTKPFSDYKEFFGKVDAVSIVTPTPLHFQISMDFLKNGIDVLIEKPITTNVNEADELINYAASKGLIIQVGHLERFNPAVVAIADTVKKPMFIESHRLSMYKERCTDVSVVLDLMIHDIDIILNFVKSPIKSINAAGVPVISSYADIANARLEFQNGCIANVTASRISMKNERKIRLFQKDAYISLNFATREITVISQSDDPSNQTPGLIPGMQAKQITFTQKDALDDEIKAFVHSVKTREEPLVSGKVGRNALEIALSISEQIKITSTHFQG
- the lpxB gene encoding lipid-A-disaccharide synthase, translated to MQNEDSVKIVMIIAGEASGDLHGSNLVKALKQKHKHIFFCGIGGDKLREEGVRTIIDSSTLAVVGITEVFAKLPSILKGFKAAKLLLSELKPDLLIIIDFPDFNMKVANIAKKMKIPVLYYITPQIWAWRQGRIKKIKKIINHAAVILPFEEAFFKKHNVKVTFVGHPLLDIKDLPYGRSVKTFENDFPKIGLLPGSREGEIKRHLPVMLSAAQILKQKMPNVKFLISIAQSSNPKLVHEIINENLESTLDFEVIHDVADKIFEQADMVVAASGTVTLEAAISGVPMIIIYKISKISYTLGKALIKVKNIGLVNLIAGREIVPELVQDKANPKNIANTICNMLRSANNLNTIKKNLISIRDLLGGKGASNRVADIVMEFLK
- a CDS encoding ABC transporter ATP-binding protein, whose translation is MSKKKSFLRQRHKTILEMIKEQWVKLFLAMGCMIVVASSTAVTAFLVKPILDEIFFNRDVAKLTILPIFVIVVYFLRGFGIYGQEYLMNYVGENIICRLRAILYNKIMDLPLSFFHKEKTGGLMSRITNDVNIVKTMVSTAVTSSLRDVFTVLGLIFVIFYRDFKLAFFALIIMPIAFYPVVKFGRRVRKVSKGCQESMADLSSFLHETFSGNKIVKAFAMEEFEKNRFFEKNNKMFKLEIKSVVAKSLTTPVMEFLGGLGVAFIIWYGGYGVIKGSSTPGTFFSFLAAVIMLYDPLKKLSKLNNSIQQGLAASDRVFDIIETESDIKESFNPKILEKKPLNVKFENVCFKYEDEMVLKNINLDIKTGEVLAIVGMSGGGKTSLVNLIPRFFDSSSGKIYIDGIDIKEISILSLRKQIAIVTQEPILFNDTVEDNISYGNKDATFEAIEKSAKDAYAYDFIQGFPKGFKTMIGELGSRLSGGEKQRICIARALLKDAPILILDEATSALDSEAEMIVQKAIENLMKGRTTFIIAHRLSTIRAVDRIIVLSNGEIIEQGTHEELMHKNGDYSKLYNRQMGHVSDETELSQ